One Pseudoalteromonas sp. UG3-2 DNA window includes the following coding sequences:
- a CDS encoding carbon-nitrogen hydrolase family protein yields the protein MSIEKARISLCNLEKSDYDQVKRLMDEAYPDLGGAWPSHTIFRLIDQFPEGQIGVKDGEQLVGIALSVQVDYQTFSNPHTYEDIVDAHNRIFSDSNADALYGLDVVIAKSHRGLRLGRRLYDARKELCRQYNLRAILAGGRIPLYKQYCDAMSPMEYINKVDHKELHDPILSFQLANDFQVKRLLKQYLPEDQSSEGYATLLEWNNILFEPTDTVIESQKSIVRVGAVQWQMRQVESVADLMQQVEYFIDTVSDYQSDFILFPEFFNAPLMGLENAKNQTEAIRTLATYTEQFREAMSQMAIEYNANIITGSMPLLEGDKLYNVSYLCHRSGKVDEQRKVHITPHEDYDWVIKGGDKIEVFETDAGRVGIQICYDVEFPELSRIMAEQGLDILFVPFWTDTKNSYLRVRHCAQARAIENECYVVIAGSVGNLPQVESLDVQYAQSAVLTPSDFAFPHDAALNEATPNTEMLLFSDLDLDKLKILHSEGTVRNLRDRRKDLYDVELKQK from the coding sequence ATGTCAATAGAAAAAGCACGCATCAGCTTATGTAACTTAGAAAAGTCAGACTATGATCAGGTTAAGCGCCTGATGGATGAGGCGTATCCAGACCTTGGCGGCGCTTGGCCTAGTCACACCATATTTCGACTAATTGACCAGTTTCCAGAAGGTCAGATCGGGGTGAAAGATGGTGAGCAGCTGGTGGGGATTGCGCTGAGTGTTCAGGTCGATTATCAAACCTTTTCTAACCCCCACACCTATGAAGACATCGTTGATGCCCATAATCGTATTTTTAGTGATAGCAATGCCGATGCACTGTATGGCCTCGACGTGGTGATTGCCAAAAGTCACCGCGGTTTGCGTTTAGGGCGACGTTTATACGATGCCCGCAAAGAGCTGTGTCGTCAGTATAACCTGCGCGCGATTTTAGCTGGGGGGCGGATCCCGCTTTATAAGCAGTACTGCGATGCCATGTCACCCATGGAATATATTAATAAGGTAGACCATAAAGAGTTACACGACCCCATTTTAAGCTTTCAGCTGGCCAATGACTTCCAAGTAAAGCGGCTGCTGAAGCAATACCTGCCAGAGGATCAGAGCTCCGAAGGGTATGCCACGCTGCTGGAATGGAACAATATCTTATTTGAGCCCACAGACACCGTGATTGAAAGTCAAAAGAGTATCGTTCGTGTGGGAGCGGTGCAGTGGCAAATGCGCCAGGTTGAGTCCGTGGCGGATTTAATGCAGCAAGTGGAATACTTTATTGATACGGTGTCAGACTATCAAAGTGACTTTATCTTGTTCCCTGAGTTTTTCAATGCGCCCTTGATGGGGTTAGAAAACGCCAAAAACCAAACTGAAGCAATTCGTACTTTGGCCACCTATACCGAGCAGTTTCGTGAAGCCATGTCGCAAATGGCGATAGAATATAATGCCAATATTATTACTGGCTCTATGCCGTTGTTAGAGGGTGATAAGCTCTATAATGTCAGTTATTTATGCCACCGTTCTGGCAAAGTAGACGAACAGCGCAAAGTGCATATTACCCCTCATGAAGACTACGATTGGGTGATTAAGGGCGGCGACAAAATCGAGGTGTTTGAAACCGATGCTGGACGCGTCGGCATTCAAATTTGCTACGATGTTGAGTTTCCTGAGCTGTCGCGGATCATGGCTGAACAAGGGCTTGATATTTTATTTGTACCGTTTTGGACTGACACCAAAAATAGCTATTTGCGGGTGCGCCATTGCGCTCAAGCACGCGCCATTGAGAATGAGTGTTATGTTGTTATTGCTGGTAGTGTCGGGAACTTGCCCCAAGTGGAAAGCCTCGATGTTCAGTATGCCCAGTCTGCCGTGCTAACACCTTCCGATTTTGCCTTCCCCCACGATGCGGCCCTCAATGAGGCCACGCCGAACACAGAAATGCTGCTGTTTAGTGATCTGGATTTAGATAAACTCAAAATCTTGCATAGTGAAGGGACGGTGCGTAACTTACGTGACCGACGTAAAGATCTTTATGATGTGGAGCTAAAACAGAAGTAG
- a CDS encoding DMT family transporter, with the protein MAWIYLIVAGLFEIGWPVGLKMAQQADTRWQGIAIAIGFMAMSGWMLWLAQKQIPLGTSYAVWTGIGAAGTFLVGVFFYGDPSSFMRYLGVLLIISGVVVLKLA; encoded by the coding sequence ATGGCGTGGATTTATTTAATCGTAGCAGGGCTATTTGAGATTGGTTGGCCTGTGGGCTTAAAAATGGCGCAACAGGCCGATACTCGTTGGCAAGGCATTGCCATCGCCATTGGCTTTATGGCAATGAGTGGCTGGATGTTGTGGTTAGCGCAAAAGCAAATTCCCTTGGGTACTTCTTATGCGGTATGGACGGGAATAGGCGCCGCTGGGACATTCTTAGTCGGAGTATTCTTTTACGGCGATCCCAGCTCATTTATGCGCTATTTAGGCGTGTTACTGATCATCAGTGGCGTCGTGGTGCTTAAGTTAGCATAA